Sequence from the Diorhabda carinulata isolate Delta chromosome 5, icDioCari1.1, whole genome shotgun sequence genome:
caaaaaaataaaaaccaaggTAGAATTAATGTCAAATCTAATTATTGGAgaatttttttgacttatgcCACTATCTAAACAGAAGTGAGATGTAATATTGAAATGGGACATTAGTGATGTAATTTAGTGCAttaatattctttgatttaatttaaaactcgatagttgtcattattttattttattaggtTTAAAAGTTGATAACGTGGAACAAGTAGTAGAAAATGAGAGTATTTACAGACCAAAAATTAACAGAGATGCTTCTTCTCCGGATGGTGTTTACAACTTGGAAGATTTGGTGGAAGCTTATATTTTAGACACTCTAGCAGTGGAAGCAGGAAAAATCATAGAAGCTGGTAGTGCAGATCAGTTTGGGTCGGTATTTTTTCCAATCCATTCATATTCATTAGTTTTAACACATGATATAAACTTTCAGATTTTGTAAGTTCGTCACTACTAATATGAACAAATTATTGACATCAAATATCTCAGAAGAAGACAAAATCCGCAGTCTCACAATATTCTTGTATATACATTATTTGATCGTATATATAAAAACACCCATGAAATCCATCACGAAAAAATTTGTAGTCTGTGATAAATCCGTTGATATCAATAACCACatattgaaagtattttcaGAAGTAGGAGCAAACGGCAGCCGGTAAGCATGCATTTTCGCTAATTACTCAACCagtaatttctataaatatttaataacaatttagGACACGTCCATTACACATGAAAGACAAAGCTCTCTGCTATACCATGATCTTAGCAGCCATTGCTATGGAATTCGAAGTAGACGTCGAACTTCTTTCTAAAGACTTGAAAATTGGTATGAAGAAAGTAGTGGAAGTGGCTAGAATTTTAGCGTTTAACATGAAAGCTAACAACAAAAACATAGTACAATTGAAATTACCATTACCAGCGCCTGTGGCATATTCTCCGAAGAAGGGCAGAAGATAGTGCAATTGATAAGGATATTTCATTACAGAAGggctaattttaattttttcggaTATCATATCTTCCGAAATAACCCGTAgattatattttgatacaaGCCTGATACTATTGctaatatttttgacatgaaattgtatgaataataCTATGAGATTGTTGTACTATTCAATAGGAATTCTAAATGGCAAATGTATTATCATCAGAGTtataataattgtcaacagtcAATACACTGTGAAGTAACATTACAACATTCAATCCGTTTACCTTTGGCGCctgaaaatgtaataattatgaGTGTTGATGGAGTTAACAGTGGGTTCAGTTGGTATATCATCTGTTATTAAGTATTGTGTAGATATTTTTACAAGTAGTTTGagataataaaactttatatattaatattgaatttatttatttgtcttttgtTATTGAAGTTGTAACTTCACTTCCCTGGCtggagactcttcctcaggaagtggtattcgcTTTTCCAGTAGTTGGAGTTTAATTTAATGAGATGGTGGTGTAACGGTTGGGTCGTTGGTGAGGTTGACcccaacctggcagctgtagaaatgcggaaaaaaaaataaaatgaggaatgaAACGGggacacagatggaaattactaaaaaagGATCGAGTAGATAGAACAGATATGAATAAAAAGGATCTTATgctctaacatataaaaaactgaatttatattttaaaatatacccaaatagaaaaaaattgatagtcaAGTAGAATTATATTGTGCCAAAGAACATATTTTCCCAACTTTTGCTTTGATTCCATTTAACtgaataatatatttccattccatttgaattttttcctgGATTAAAGCcaatatagtatttttttcttcgattcCAGTTTATGAAGAGGTTTTCCTCCGAAGGTCAGTTGTACTTGccatgttttttatttacttgaAGTATTTCTATTACATTAATAACCACCTTtattgaaattagtttaaaaaaagtaGTTCATTAAATTCTCTGAAAAAACTTATCATATCCGGTATCTACTTTCATTACTGCTACCAGATGGTACTACAAACTATTTTCTTGGAGGTATAGTCCATTTAGCCAAAATTATGTgtacgttttattttttatcagaaacgataaaaaatgtTACAACCTAATAATTATGTGTCATCTGGCAACACTGTTTGAGTCTCTATTGAAAAGTCTAGACACGAGCTATAACGCTTATTTgtcagagagagagagagagagaaaactATGTGTCTTTTTCTATTCTATCCTTTCAAGAAATTAAAGGCGTCTCCTGTCATGTGGTCTCGCTATTGTAAACAAAACAGACCAAACTTGCATTTGACTagtctatttttgaaaattcaattaattatgtctataaatattgttttcctCAAACATCTTCCATAATTTCCATAACATTGTTCGATCATTTGAACAGACCACTGTTTCGCGCGCTTCTCTTATTGGAGCCGCCATTAATTTCTTAACTCGAGGATAACCAATCGCGTGATGGACCGCTTGTGTCCAGACCACAAAGATGGCTCAAGGTtacatcatttttataattaaagttCAAAGCCCTAGATGGCTCTGCCAgcatattaatatttaaaaatatttattttgactttattaataaataataacacgtTATGTTTAgatcattattataattgaaggaTTATCATATTTCTTCCAAAACCCGATCTGTTTACATTTGACTTGAGTATAGAGAAAAGGGTTCgtacaataactttttttctccCTCACTCTCAAGAttacaactaataaatttttaaatttatcatttttttcataatagttttcaaaatttcatcttttgtgATATTACATCTTGAAAATGTgctattttgagaaatattataaacaaaaacataaatttgaaagtttattagTTGTAAAGTAGCAGTATGaactatttcaaataattcaaatcgcGCGccattaataaatttcaaatttatcagtATTTTATTAAGGATGTCATATGAGTAGTTTAAGTTTGAACGCCAGTTAACACAAATTACATTGTCATGAGCTATCTAAATATAGGTAATCTGTGATCCAGCCTTTCCAATACAGCGACTTTAATTTTTACTAACAGACCCATctaggaaattaaaaaaaatatttgactttGATTGGTCTGCGCGaacttttctaatatttatgtataactTATGAGTGTTTGCAGTTGGTACacgtttaattttattgtatttgtttaCTTCGTGATCTAAATctcttattcaaaaattcaattttgcaacaaaataaacttttagacaataatttcattcgtaatttcatttttcccTTCAAATCCTCTTATTACAATTGATTTTATTCCAAATctcattttttgatgaaaatatattaaattctaACATATTATTGTTTTCCTTACCATTCATGACTAATAGTTTTTcatgtgaataaaatatttattacttccATACatctatatataatttattggtACATAAAGACTTTAATTTATACTAACAGACCCATCTAGGAAATTAaacggaaaataaaaaaaaaatatttgattttgattggTCTGCGTGtacttttctaatatttatatatcactTATGAGTGTTTGCAGTTGGTacatgtttaattttattatatttgtttatttcgttatctaaatctcttatttaaaaattcaatttagcAGCAAAATAAACTTTTAGACAATCATTTAATTCATAGTTTCATTTTTCCCTTCAAATCCTCTTATTACAATTGATTTTATTCCAAATCtcattttttgagaaaacattaaattctaACATATTATTGTTTTCCTTACCATTCATGACTAATAGTTTTTcatgtgaataaaatatttattacttccatatatctatatataatttattggtatataaaacaaataaccCATATATGCCCCTATTATATTTAAAGCCGTTGTTTATAACATATGGCTATATATAGGTACACAAGGCCAAAGCGTACGTGGACATTCATTTAGTCCACTTTACACAATTTGCATGTAAAGATTACAGATAAAGTAATTTATTAGTAATgtttcaaaaacttttaaaatttgtcAAGATTTTGTACTCGCCATAATCCACATTTAATCTCCTTTAGATTCCATGAATTTATATGAGTTGTGATGTTGagtgtataaatatttattaacgtTTAAGAGTGTATAAACATTTAAACCACGTGCCACAAGCTAAAAACAGTTTATCTTGATCTTAGGTTAAGTAGGAGAACGCGCACAAAAGTTAAAGAGAAGAAGAAACGTTAACTAATAGAATAACCAGGTCACATGTCCGTAACATGGTTAGATAATAAGGATTCTTATCGGgtttttcaatgattttagTGTTACGTGActgaaaattattagttttcattACTTACTACTACAGATTATTGAACTTTAAATCAATCAGTTTCACGAAAAGAATTGAAATAGAATCGTTCGATACACCAAATCGATTAGGAAAATCGATAGATTTTCAGTGGGGTTTCGATTATTACTATTGATCTTATTTGCTAATCGAACTGTATgcaataaaaaccaattttatatactaagtatttaaattttatttaaaattttattaaatcccCAGTTGTTCCTCCAAGTTTAAGATTTATCTTTACGacataaaagtttattttaggATATAAACAGTAGATTACATTTTATAGAGGGCACTGTAACATTCATTTATAACTTTATGTGAAACACATAAAATTCCGATAGATTATATTGACagaagtatttttatttaggtaataagtatttttatagTTGTAGCTATATATTCAATACAgttttcaatacaaattatGAATGTATACAGTGTTAAATTTACTTAAGGATTCCACGGCTTTAGTTCCTCTTTTACTTTTCAATGTGCATCAATTTAAACTGTAATATCTATATTTGTTATGTCTTATTTggagttttaaattattatgtcCGTTATGATTGATACAATCGTAAATGTTTCATTATGATATGTCAATACGCCGAAAACCGGCCCTGCAGTTAAAGGTCAAATTATCCACATGCAAATTTACTCTATGATAATTACATTTCTGGCTATTACCGTAAACCATTGTTGGTTTTAATGTTTTCTATGGCACATAAGAATGGACAATATTACAACACGAAcgatacattttttgaatattaatgaaagttaatggtatatttgaaaacaatgacAATTATTCGAGGGAATTAAAAAGTGTACGGGACGCTACTAGCGTacataattagttttaaaaaacacTCAATAAAACAAACCGAAGAACGAAATATAACAtataatttaagaataaatacATGTTGCTTAAATCTTCTAAATTTTTCTGAGAAATTAACATCGCGTAAATGTCATCTTATAATCTTCTACTTTCTGGCAACTTAACATGGCTGACGTCCACTGGCATTTCAGTCACTTTAGGTGTGATGGGAAGTTCTTTTGAGTATTGGTAAACTGttatttttcatctttaaaCGTGCATAAACGTCAAAGATAGTTCAAATTGTTGAGAAACTGTGATAACGCACACAATAGTCGCGCTTGTACGCGCTCTTGACGTTGAAGTTTACCAGATTCCTACTTTTTACACGCTAATCGTCGCTGAACGTcaataacataacctcacttttctagtGTAGTTTGTAGTTGCTCTACTCAATAAATTCGCAGTTCGCTTTCATTATGTGCGCAGCTTTACTAagctaatatttcaatttatgttagATTTACGAAAACCAGAAATCTAAAGCAACTATTGAAAAACGTATATATCCGAATagataacctcaaatatctcaaaatttttggtGATTATCAAATCTCGATGTAGGAATCTGCTTCTTTTAGTCCATTTTCAAAACACTGAGATGtatgccctatgtagacagcgtcacaattagtacaaggcactgtttacatagggcagatatctcagtatttagaaaatagactttAAAGTCATAAATACGATGAAAAGGAATCTGTTTCTACATAATCAAACTAAAATGAACTTAAAACTTAACATGGCTGACGTTCACTGGCCTTTTTGGTCGGCTTAGGTCGAATTGGAAGCTCTTTTAAGTATTGATAAactgttatttttcatttttatctacAATTCAGTAAAAACTTTGTCCggaatcataaaaaaacattgaaactaAGTAACTaagataatatttcaattaatgttaggtttacaaaaaaaaatgaaccgTAACCGTTTAAAAACGTATGTATCCGAATagataacctcaaatatctcaaaattttttggtGATATCAAATTTCGATGTAGGAATCTGCTTCTTTTAGTCCATTTTCAAAACACTGAGATGtatgccctatgtagacagcgtcacaattagtacaaggcactgtttacatagggcagatatctcagtatttagaaaatagactttAAAATCATAAATACGATGAAAAGGAATCTGTTTCTACATAATCAAACTAAAATGAACTTAAAACTTAACATGGCTGACGTTCGTTGGTCTTTTTGGTCGGCTTAGGTCGAATTGGAAGCTGTTTTAAGTATTGATAAactgttatttttcatttttatatacaattcaGTAAAAACTTTGTCCggaatcataaaaaaacattgaaactaAGTAACTaagataatatttcaattaatgttaggtttacaaaaaaaaatgaaccgTAACCGTTTAAAAACGTATGTATCCGAATagataacctcaaatatctcaaattttttcggTGATAATCAAATTTCGATGTAGGAATCTGTTTCTTTGAATCCATATCTTGACATTAAGCTAACCTCACTTACATGTAATAAGGGTTTCAAGAACATGGATGAGTCAGAAGACGAACTGAACCAACGGAACATAGACGTCATTATATAGCAATTAGCAGCACAAAACATCAATTGAATTGACAATATAGCGTGATCATAGAACTAgctaatatttcgatttatattTAGTTTGCAAAAAAGTCGAATAACAGTATGGTATTCGATGAACCAGTTATAGCCATTACTCGCGAATACaatactatattttatctaCGGCTACCaggataaaaatataatatattatcaatttttagcaccataataataacaattattattattattatagctGTAGTTGataattattagtttcattAAAAGTTACGAGTggtttttctttactttttccgtacatattttttttatacaaccaAAAGGTAGTCACTCAGGATGTACCTTGcgttgaaatacattttttcctaCTTTGAGGTAATAAACAATTGTTTTGGGTGGGGTTACTCGGAAATCTCATTACTTTCATTGTATACCTCGTATGTATTATACCACCGAGCTATTCCTCATTACGATTTAACGTGTTTGAGCAATAATGACAAAGATCGCTCGCACCGTCTCTGTTCACTAGGCTCTCGCGGCGCAAAATCAATATAACGACGCCCGATGTCGTCGTCGTCGTGACGGTTCCCGGTCAAGCATGTGCTTTCGGCGTCGAATCATTTACATCAGTGTACCTGTGTAAATCGACGGTGAGATACACGAACATCACCTTCGAGGAGTGAAGAGCGCTTCCTCGTGTACGGTCGCGCCGGAGAAAAGCGATGCCCATCCAGGACCATGACGCCTTCTCCTCCACTGCCTCCAATGGTCCTGAAAGACTTGGAGGACATTGGGAAGTGGCTGGAGTCCAATCCGGAAGCGTTCGAAAggtatttcttttgttttaggtTTGTCAggttgtttgaaatattttttaattttatacgatttgttcattcaatatttttgacaaaattttatgtaaataacttgaatgtcaaatttgacacttATTTCGTTTgcttaattataattaataataattattatttgttattaacggcgaaatatttttctattatttaatatcaacataacctcattgttttatatttttttaaatttcaaactaGTTTTAAATGTTAACAACCGACCTCATTGTAcgagtttttatattataattagcTATTGCCTATTTTCATCCCCCTGTTTACCCCTTTAAgacttaaattttcaaaaaagaactTTAAAATTAACTGATTTCTAtatacaaatttctattttatatttaactcttcttcttctttattggAAGGAATTTACCGTCAACATTTCATGCTTTGGGGCTTTAGTATTTTCGACTCTCGATGTTGAATCAGTCAGGACAagttcttttaaataaaaagttgaggttattgattaaattcgatttcaaaatgAAAGTATACCAGATAATATTCTGTGTGACCCCTTTTTGCACGTATCACGACTTCTGTTCAAAGTTGTAGAAGAAGACTATGCCCTCTGTGGGATTCAGATCAGGCGGTATGGAGGAAGCAATAGATATATCTTCTAGAACCACTTTAGCTCGATGTGGAGCAATTAAAATGAACTGAGTGCAGGCCAATTAATGGGACCTCCACGACCAATCCGACGTTCGTCCAAATGTCGCTTTACCTGACGAGCGACACGTGTaggagctccatcgtgctgaTAGTACATCTGCATTCTAATCTTTACAGGAACATCCACTTGTAATTCCGATTGTAAGGGCCGATTAAataactgtcaactgtcaacacgtttacagaaaacacgatgattattatttatccaccgACAAAACTCCATACGGTTAGCGTAATCCTCTGGTTGTTGGTGCTTCTTCTTCTAGATGcggaatattttttacttctaccaaacCTTGTCGAGTAGCGCGTTCAGATGATACGTTAGCACTGGGAAGCTTACCAGTCtcgcacaatttgttaaaaactgtgaaaaatacgtttttatcaGGATATCTTCGGTGTGGAAAACGTTGACGATATTCTTCAGCAGCAGCTGTAGCATTTCCGTTACAGACACCATAAACAAAcaccatatttgcatattctaaatttgaataagtgTCTGGCATTTTGCAACACtaacaatcacataaattcgaaattaaacgttcAGTTACTGTTCATTGTACACTGATTGTACCTTCAAAAagggttttttttttaaaagtcaCCTGGATACTTAATTATAAATTCTTGTTATTTTTGAGATCGATATATCGTAGGCgtatttgaaaattctatttttacgcttattttgatgatttgggatattgatttttgataaaaatattgtacgaatacaattttcaaattcaaatcgtcaggttaggttaggttaggttaggttaggttaagttaggttatgttggtATGCGACTGAACGTTTCGCGATGCCACGTGTGAATAGACTACGTAATACCGAGGAGCAGTTATCCTGCGTTGTTGTGTACCACAACAGAGTAAATCATCAAAATAAGCGTAAAAGTTTCGCGAAAAATAGAATTGTTCTGCACGTCGCTCAGtgtttcaaaaacgttttcgaaaACGCCTGGGATACTAGGCAACTAGAGAAACAGTCATCTCGCAGCCTCGGTTTTCGAAAACGTCTACGACAGATACATCTCTAGCATTAAAAAGTTTTCTCAGGATTCTACCGTTATTACGAAGATTTCTACGATCCGTAAGTCTCATAAATGATTCTGGATCTTAAGGCAACAGTTACAATTTCCTGGAATCGATTAAATATTCTTCGATTTGTctaatttgtcaattttttatgacaGAAGCGAAgctttcaataaataattccgaatacagggtgatttagaaatatttatttattataaaatcattagAGCATTTTGAATGCTCCACGTATATCGTTTATAAAATAAGTAGCTTATAgactagaaattatttatctatttct
This genomic interval carries:
- the LOC130893872 gene encoding DNA-directed RNA polymerase I subunit RPA49-like isoform X1, encoding MSMMTPNIDYNNQALSWRILPLKKSLDSKNTDIHTVTGETLTIQFNDTGHLTDIGNSNYQIVQNEQPKYPTQCNMQVVQQSYIQEPPKLTTQFVDEVKPPQNKVKHKKKIHRLPIDGTLYHSQQLGLKVPPKKTLGTRGRIIESQAREVIHNVFKFMRDEAQNGIKIPISNYRERVLRATGISKCTYYKITTREFKRGGPQPTKRKKNFVAGLGNGLKVDNVEQVVENESIYRPKINRDASSPDGVYNLEDLVEAYILDTLAVEAGKIIEAGSADQFGFCKFVTTNMNKLLTSNISEEDKIRSLTIFLYIHYLIVYIKTPMKSITKKFVVCDKSVDINNHILKVFSEVGANGSRTRPLHMKDKALCYTMILAAIAMEFEVDVELLSKDLKIGMKKVVEVARILAFNMKANNKNIVQLKLPLPAPVAYSPKKGRR
- the LOC130893872 gene encoding DNA-directed RNA polymerase I subunit RPA49-like isoform X2, coding for MPVIRKVVTKQTGHRPILINFDNSKVKPESVNTLEAQLYETVLNEKLIAVTSNKLLYTGEVEDDELYHNFIVIHKRDSDQITLFQYDRATVQARFNKKRKFEISPIKDNAAAELNKQFGSKKAKRVTEQRERLTMNIDAVKQQLEQTVAGLKVDNVEQVVENESIYRPKINRDASSPDGVYNLEDLVEAYILDTLAVEAGKIIEAGSADQFGFCKFVTTNMNKLLTSNISEEDKIRSLTIFLYIHYLIVYIKTPMKSITKKFVVCDKSVDINNHILKVFSEVGANGSRTRPLHMKDKALCYTMILAAIAMEFEVDVELLSKDLKIGMKKVVEVARILAFNMKANNKNIVQLKLPLPAPVAYSPKKGRR